From Motacilla alba alba isolate MOTALB_02 chromosome 4A, Motacilla_alba_V1.0_pri, whole genome shotgun sequence, one genomic window encodes:
- the NONO gene encoding non-POU domain-containing octamer-binding protein isoform X1, whose translation MQGNKGFNMEKQNHAPRKQHQQHPPPSIPANGQQANSQSESRARRGGPPGPALEQLCTLFPSDEGLTIDLKNFRKPGEKTFTQRSRLFVGNLPPDITEEEMRKLFEKYGKAGEVFIHKDKGFGFIRLETRTLAEIAKVELDNMPLRGKQLRVRFACHSASLTVRNLPQFVSNELLEEAFSVFGQVERAVVIVDDRGRSSGKGIVEFSGKPAARKALDRCSDGSFLLTTFPRPVTVEPMDQYDDEEGLPEKLVIKNQQYHKEREQPPRFAQPGSFEYEYAMRWKALIEMEKQQQEQVDRNIKEAREKLEMEMEAARHEHQVMLMRQDLMRRQEELRRMEELHNQEVQKRKQLELRQEEERRRREEEMRRQQEEMMRRQQEGFKGNFADAREPPDMRMGQMGMGGTIGMNNRGAMGGTNVPAPAPPAAGPGAMIPDGAMGMTPPPPPDRFGQGGAMEGLGAMGGNPPAFNRGNPGGDFGPNKRRRY comes from the exons ATGCAGGGCAACAAGGGCTTCAACATGGAGAAGCAGAACCACGCTCCGCgcaagcagcaccagcagcacccgCCGCCGTCCATCCCCGCGAACGGGCAGCAGGCCAACAGCCAGAGTGAGTCCCGGGCCCGCCGCGggggcccgcccggccccgctctgG AGCAGCTGTGTACCTTATTCCCCTCAGATGAAGGCCTGACTATTGACCTGAAGAATTTCCGGAAACCTGGTGAAAAGACCTTCACCCAAAGAAGCCGCCTCTTTGTGGGGAATCTGCCCCCAGATATTACAGAGGAAGAGATGAGAAAGTTGTTTGAGAAGTATGGCAAGGCAGGGGAAGTCTTCATACACAAGGACAAAGGCTTTGGTTTTATCAGGCTG GAAACTCGCACTCTGGCAGAGATTGCCAAGGTGGAACTGGACAACATGCCTCTGCGTGGGAAGCAGCTCCGAGTGCGCTTTGCCTGCCACAGCGCCTCGCTGACCGTCAGGAACCTGCCTCAGTTTGTGTCCAATGAGCTCCTGGAGGAAGCCTTCTCAGTGTTTGGCCAGGTGGAAAGGGCTGTGGTTATTGTGGATGACAGAGGACGATCCTCTGGGAAAGGCATTGTGGAGTTCTCAGGGAAGCCTGCTGCTAGGAAAGCGCTGGATAGATGTAGTGATGGGTCTTTCCTGCTGACTAC ATTCCCTCGCCCTGTCACTGTGGAGCCCATGGATCAGTATGATGATGAGGAGGGTCTACCAGAGAAACTAGTCATCAAAAACCAGCAATATCACAA GGAGCGTGAGCAGCCTCCTCGGTTCGCACAGCCTGGCAGCTTTGAGTATGAATATGCCATGCGTTGGAAGGCTTTGATAGagatggagaagcagcagcaggaacaagtAGATCGCAACATCAAGGAAGCTCGAGAGAAGCTGGAAATGGAGATGGAAGCAGCTCGCCATGAACACCAAGTGATGCTCATGCGACAAG ATTTAATGAGGcgccaggaggagctgaggagaaTGGAGGAATTGCATAACCAAGAAGTACAAAAACGTAAACAGTTGGAACTCAG GCAAGAGGAAGAACGCAGGCGCCGTGAGGAGGAAATGAGAAGGCAGCAAGAAGAGATGATGAGACGCCAGCAGGAAGGCTTTAAAGGGAATTTTGCTGATGCG AGGGAGCCACCAGACATGCGAATGGGACAGATGGGTATGGGAG gtacCATTGGCATGAACAATAGAGGAGCTATGGGTGGTACCAatgtcccagctcctgcacctcctgctgctggtcctggAGCTATGATCCCTGATGGAGCCATGGGAATG ACTCCACCACCACCTCCAGACCGCTTTGGCCAGGGTGGAGCCATGGAAGGCCTTGGAGCCATGGGAGGGAACCCGCCCGCCTTCAACCGAGGAAATCCAGGGGGGGATTTTGGCCCCAACAAGCGCCGCAGATACTAA
- the NONO gene encoding non-POU domain-containing octamer-binding protein isoform X3, which produces MQGNKGFNMEKQNHAPRKQHQQHPPPSIPANGQQANSQKQLCTLFPSDEGLTIDLKNFRKPGEKTFTQRSRLFVGNLPPDITEEEMRKLFEKYGKAGEVFIHKDKGFGFIRLETRTLAEIAKVELDNMPLRGKQLRVRFACHSASLTVRNLPQFVSNELLEEAFSVFGQVERAVVIVDDRGRSSGKGIVEFSGKPAARKALDRCSDGSFLLTTFPRPVTVEPMDQYDDEEGLPEKLVIKNQQYHKEREQPPRFAQPGSFEYEYAMRWKALIEMEKQQQEQVDRNIKEAREKLEMEMEAARHEHQVMLMRQDLMRRQEELRRMEELHNQEVQKRKQLELRQEEERRRREEEMRRQQEEMMRRQQEGFKGNFADAREPPDMRMGQMGMGGTIGMNNRGAMGGTNVPAPAPPAAGPGAMIPDGAMGMTPPPPPDRFGQGGAMEGLGAMGGNPPAFNRGNPGGDFGPNKRRRY; this is translated from the exons ATGCAGGGCAACAAGGGCTTCAACATGGAGAAGCAGAACCACGCTCCGCgcaagcagcaccagcagcacccgCCGCCGTCCATCCCCGCGAACGGGCAGCAGGCCAACAGCCAGA AGCAGCTGTGTACCTTATTCCCCTCAGATGAAGGCCTGACTATTGACCTGAAGAATTTCCGGAAACCTGGTGAAAAGACCTTCACCCAAAGAAGCCGCCTCTTTGTGGGGAATCTGCCCCCAGATATTACAGAGGAAGAGATGAGAAAGTTGTTTGAGAAGTATGGCAAGGCAGGGGAAGTCTTCATACACAAGGACAAAGGCTTTGGTTTTATCAGGCTG GAAACTCGCACTCTGGCAGAGATTGCCAAGGTGGAACTGGACAACATGCCTCTGCGTGGGAAGCAGCTCCGAGTGCGCTTTGCCTGCCACAGCGCCTCGCTGACCGTCAGGAACCTGCCTCAGTTTGTGTCCAATGAGCTCCTGGAGGAAGCCTTCTCAGTGTTTGGCCAGGTGGAAAGGGCTGTGGTTATTGTGGATGACAGAGGACGATCCTCTGGGAAAGGCATTGTGGAGTTCTCAGGGAAGCCTGCTGCTAGGAAAGCGCTGGATAGATGTAGTGATGGGTCTTTCCTGCTGACTAC ATTCCCTCGCCCTGTCACTGTGGAGCCCATGGATCAGTATGATGATGAGGAGGGTCTACCAGAGAAACTAGTCATCAAAAACCAGCAATATCACAA GGAGCGTGAGCAGCCTCCTCGGTTCGCACAGCCTGGCAGCTTTGAGTATGAATATGCCATGCGTTGGAAGGCTTTGATAGagatggagaagcagcagcaggaacaagtAGATCGCAACATCAAGGAAGCTCGAGAGAAGCTGGAAATGGAGATGGAAGCAGCTCGCCATGAACACCAAGTGATGCTCATGCGACAAG ATTTAATGAGGcgccaggaggagctgaggagaaTGGAGGAATTGCATAACCAAGAAGTACAAAAACGTAAACAGTTGGAACTCAG GCAAGAGGAAGAACGCAGGCGCCGTGAGGAGGAAATGAGAAGGCAGCAAGAAGAGATGATGAGACGCCAGCAGGAAGGCTTTAAAGGGAATTTTGCTGATGCG AGGGAGCCACCAGACATGCGAATGGGACAGATGGGTATGGGAG gtacCATTGGCATGAACAATAGAGGAGCTATGGGTGGTACCAatgtcccagctcctgcacctcctgctgctggtcctggAGCTATGATCCCTGATGGAGCCATGGGAATG ACTCCACCACCACCTCCAGACCGCTTTGGCCAGGGTGGAGCCATGGAAGGCCTTGGAGCCATGGGAGGGAACCCGCCCGCCTTCAACCGAGGAAATCCAGGGGGGGATTTTGGCCCCAACAAGCGCCGCAGATACTAA
- the NONO gene encoding non-POU domain-containing octamer-binding protein isoform X2, which yields MQGNKGFNMEKQNHAPRKQHQQHPPPSIPANGQQANSQSESRARRGGPPGPALDEGLTIDLKNFRKPGEKTFTQRSRLFVGNLPPDITEEEMRKLFEKYGKAGEVFIHKDKGFGFIRLETRTLAEIAKVELDNMPLRGKQLRVRFACHSASLTVRNLPQFVSNELLEEAFSVFGQVERAVVIVDDRGRSSGKGIVEFSGKPAARKALDRCSDGSFLLTTFPRPVTVEPMDQYDDEEGLPEKLVIKNQQYHKEREQPPRFAQPGSFEYEYAMRWKALIEMEKQQQEQVDRNIKEAREKLEMEMEAARHEHQVMLMRQDLMRRQEELRRMEELHNQEVQKRKQLELRQEEERRRREEEMRRQQEEMMRRQQEGFKGNFADAREPPDMRMGQMGMGGTIGMNNRGAMGGTNVPAPAPPAAGPGAMIPDGAMGMTPPPPPDRFGQGGAMEGLGAMGGNPPAFNRGNPGGDFGPNKRRRY from the exons ATGCAGGGCAACAAGGGCTTCAACATGGAGAAGCAGAACCACGCTCCGCgcaagcagcaccagcagcacccgCCGCCGTCCATCCCCGCGAACGGGCAGCAGGCCAACAGCCAGAGTGAGTCCCGGGCCCGCCGCGggggcccgcccggccccgctctgG ATGAAGGCCTGACTATTGACCTGAAGAATTTCCGGAAACCTGGTGAAAAGACCTTCACCCAAAGAAGCCGCCTCTTTGTGGGGAATCTGCCCCCAGATATTACAGAGGAAGAGATGAGAAAGTTGTTTGAGAAGTATGGCAAGGCAGGGGAAGTCTTCATACACAAGGACAAAGGCTTTGGTTTTATCAGGCTG GAAACTCGCACTCTGGCAGAGATTGCCAAGGTGGAACTGGACAACATGCCTCTGCGTGGGAAGCAGCTCCGAGTGCGCTTTGCCTGCCACAGCGCCTCGCTGACCGTCAGGAACCTGCCTCAGTTTGTGTCCAATGAGCTCCTGGAGGAAGCCTTCTCAGTGTTTGGCCAGGTGGAAAGGGCTGTGGTTATTGTGGATGACAGAGGACGATCCTCTGGGAAAGGCATTGTGGAGTTCTCAGGGAAGCCTGCTGCTAGGAAAGCGCTGGATAGATGTAGTGATGGGTCTTTCCTGCTGACTAC ATTCCCTCGCCCTGTCACTGTGGAGCCCATGGATCAGTATGATGATGAGGAGGGTCTACCAGAGAAACTAGTCATCAAAAACCAGCAATATCACAA GGAGCGTGAGCAGCCTCCTCGGTTCGCACAGCCTGGCAGCTTTGAGTATGAATATGCCATGCGTTGGAAGGCTTTGATAGagatggagaagcagcagcaggaacaagtAGATCGCAACATCAAGGAAGCTCGAGAGAAGCTGGAAATGGAGATGGAAGCAGCTCGCCATGAACACCAAGTGATGCTCATGCGACAAG ATTTAATGAGGcgccaggaggagctgaggagaaTGGAGGAATTGCATAACCAAGAAGTACAAAAACGTAAACAGTTGGAACTCAG GCAAGAGGAAGAACGCAGGCGCCGTGAGGAGGAAATGAGAAGGCAGCAAGAAGAGATGATGAGACGCCAGCAGGAAGGCTTTAAAGGGAATTTTGCTGATGCG AGGGAGCCACCAGACATGCGAATGGGACAGATGGGTATGGGAG gtacCATTGGCATGAACAATAGAGGAGCTATGGGTGGTACCAatgtcccagctcctgcacctcctgctgctggtcctggAGCTATGATCCCTGATGGAGCCATGGGAATG ACTCCACCACCACCTCCAGACCGCTTTGGCCAGGGTGGAGCCATGGAAGGCCTTGGAGCCATGGGAGGGAACCCGCCCGCCTTCAACCGAGGAAATCCAGGGGGGGATTTTGGCCCCAACAAGCGCCGCAGATACTAA
- the NONO gene encoding non-POU domain-containing octamer-binding protein isoform X4: MQGNKGFNMEKQNHAPRKQHQQHPPPSIPANGQQANSQNEGLTIDLKNFRKPGEKTFTQRSRLFVGNLPPDITEEEMRKLFEKYGKAGEVFIHKDKGFGFIRLETRTLAEIAKVELDNMPLRGKQLRVRFACHSASLTVRNLPQFVSNELLEEAFSVFGQVERAVVIVDDRGRSSGKGIVEFSGKPAARKALDRCSDGSFLLTTFPRPVTVEPMDQYDDEEGLPEKLVIKNQQYHKEREQPPRFAQPGSFEYEYAMRWKALIEMEKQQQEQVDRNIKEAREKLEMEMEAARHEHQVMLMRQDLMRRQEELRRMEELHNQEVQKRKQLELRQEEERRRREEEMRRQQEEMMRRQQEGFKGNFADAREPPDMRMGQMGMGGTIGMNNRGAMGGTNVPAPAPPAAGPGAMIPDGAMGMTPPPPPDRFGQGGAMEGLGAMGGNPPAFNRGNPGGDFGPNKRRRY, encoded by the exons ATGCAGGGCAACAAGGGCTTCAACATGGAGAAGCAGAACCACGCTCCGCgcaagcagcaccagcagcacccgCCGCCGTCCATCCCCGCGAACGGGCAGCAGGCCAACAGCCAGA ATGAAGGCCTGACTATTGACCTGAAGAATTTCCGGAAACCTGGTGAAAAGACCTTCACCCAAAGAAGCCGCCTCTTTGTGGGGAATCTGCCCCCAGATATTACAGAGGAAGAGATGAGAAAGTTGTTTGAGAAGTATGGCAAGGCAGGGGAAGTCTTCATACACAAGGACAAAGGCTTTGGTTTTATCAGGCTG GAAACTCGCACTCTGGCAGAGATTGCCAAGGTGGAACTGGACAACATGCCTCTGCGTGGGAAGCAGCTCCGAGTGCGCTTTGCCTGCCACAGCGCCTCGCTGACCGTCAGGAACCTGCCTCAGTTTGTGTCCAATGAGCTCCTGGAGGAAGCCTTCTCAGTGTTTGGCCAGGTGGAAAGGGCTGTGGTTATTGTGGATGACAGAGGACGATCCTCTGGGAAAGGCATTGTGGAGTTCTCAGGGAAGCCTGCTGCTAGGAAAGCGCTGGATAGATGTAGTGATGGGTCTTTCCTGCTGACTAC ATTCCCTCGCCCTGTCACTGTGGAGCCCATGGATCAGTATGATGATGAGGAGGGTCTACCAGAGAAACTAGTCATCAAAAACCAGCAATATCACAA GGAGCGTGAGCAGCCTCCTCGGTTCGCACAGCCTGGCAGCTTTGAGTATGAATATGCCATGCGTTGGAAGGCTTTGATAGagatggagaagcagcagcaggaacaagtAGATCGCAACATCAAGGAAGCTCGAGAGAAGCTGGAAATGGAGATGGAAGCAGCTCGCCATGAACACCAAGTGATGCTCATGCGACAAG ATTTAATGAGGcgccaggaggagctgaggagaaTGGAGGAATTGCATAACCAAGAAGTACAAAAACGTAAACAGTTGGAACTCAG GCAAGAGGAAGAACGCAGGCGCCGTGAGGAGGAAATGAGAAGGCAGCAAGAAGAGATGATGAGACGCCAGCAGGAAGGCTTTAAAGGGAATTTTGCTGATGCG AGGGAGCCACCAGACATGCGAATGGGACAGATGGGTATGGGAG gtacCATTGGCATGAACAATAGAGGAGCTATGGGTGGTACCAatgtcccagctcctgcacctcctgctgctggtcctggAGCTATGATCCCTGATGGAGCCATGGGAATG ACTCCACCACCACCTCCAGACCGCTTTGGCCAGGGTGGAGCCATGGAAGGCCTTGGAGCCATGGGAGGGAACCCGCCCGCCTTCAACCGAGGAAATCCAGGGGGGGATTTTGGCCCCAACAAGCGCCGCAGATACTAA